A window of the Bradyrhizobium diazoefficiens genome harbors these coding sequences:
- a CDS encoding acyl-CoA dehydrogenase family protein has translation MNVREAVLTVDETQPSLLEHGPSLVERAMRTASVAAADADGVDRDARFPHKAFDAAREQKLLGVMIPVEFGGFGASIYDVTDICYTLGRACASTAMIYAMHQTKVACVVRHGHGIPWMETVMRRVARDQWLLASSTTEGQNGGNIRASAAAVDHAGDTVSLVRDATVISYGAQADGLVTIARRATEAAASDQVLLALAKDDYSLKQTQGWETLGMRGTCSTGFELKVDCPADRVFPEAYDKIHAQTMTPFAHLCWSSTWAGIAAASVTRAQAFVRKAARTSGDQMPPAAAHFTAAKMSLAKLRALIAANLDAFARAEHDERALSSLDFQSSITLLKVQASELAVETVMHAMRTAGLSGYRNDGEFTMGRHLRDVLSSPIMINNDRILANAATSTLMSGVPTSLRD, from the coding sequence ATGAACGTGCGTGAAGCAGTCCTCACTGTCGACGAAACGCAGCCGAGCCTTCTCGAGCACGGCCCCTCTTTGGTCGAGCGCGCGATGCGCACCGCCAGCGTGGCTGCGGCCGACGCCGATGGCGTCGATCGCGACGCCCGCTTCCCGCACAAGGCATTCGATGCCGCGCGTGAGCAAAAGCTGCTCGGCGTCATGATCCCGGTCGAGTTCGGCGGCTTCGGCGCATCGATCTACGACGTCACCGACATCTGCTACACGCTCGGGCGCGCCTGCGCCTCGACCGCGATGATCTACGCAATGCACCAGACCAAGGTCGCCTGCGTCGTCAGGCATGGCCACGGTATTCCCTGGATGGAAACCGTCATGCGCCGGGTCGCTCGCGACCAGTGGCTGCTCGCCTCCTCCACCACCGAAGGCCAGAACGGCGGCAACATCCGCGCCAGCGCGGCCGCGGTCGACCACGCCGGCGACACCGTCTCGCTGGTACGCGACGCCACAGTGATCTCCTACGGCGCCCAAGCCGACGGCCTCGTCACCATCGCCCGCCGCGCCACCGAGGCCGCGGCTTCCGACCAGGTGCTGCTGGCGCTCGCCAAGGACGATTATTCGCTCAAGCAGACGCAGGGCTGGGAAACGCTTGGCATGCGCGGCACCTGCTCGACCGGCTTCGAGCTGAAGGTCGATTGCCCCGCCGACCGGGTCTTCCCGGAAGCCTATGACAAGATCCACGCGCAGACCATGACGCCGTTCGCGCATCTGTGCTGGTCGTCGACCTGGGCCGGTATTGCCGCCGCCTCGGTCACGCGTGCGCAGGCATTCGTTCGCAAGGCGGCCCGCACCTCCGGTGATCAGATGCCGCCGGCGGCCGCGCACTTCACCGCCGCGAAAATGTCGCTGGCGAAACTGCGCGCGCTGATCGCGGCCAATCTCGACGCCTTCGCTCGCGCCGAACATGACGAGCGCGCGCTCAGCTCGCTCGACTTCCAATCCTCGATCACGCTGTTGAAAGTGCAGGCCTCGGAGCTCGCGGTCGAGACCGTGATGCATGCGATGCGCACTGCGGGCCTGTCCGGCTATCGTAACGACGGCGAGTTCACGATGGGGCGCCATCTTCGCGACGTGCTGTCGTCGCCGATCATGATCAACAACGATCGCATTCTGGCCAATGCCGCCACCTCGACCCTGATGAGCGGCGTGCCGACGAGCCTTCGCGACTAA
- a CDS encoding amino acid--[acyl-carrier-protein] ligase gives MNIAVLPNSPETAPQIVDPLDHLADKLFHRMGSDGVYARTALYEGIVEKLAALITSNREAGTEVMRFPPVMSRAQLEKSGYLKSFPNLLGCVCGLHGTEREINAAVSRFDAGGDWTSSLSPADLVLSPAACYPVYPIAASRGQLPKGGLRFDVAADCFRREPSKHLDRLQSFRMREYVCIGTPDDVADFRERWMVRAQAIATDLGLTFRVDYASDPFFGRVGQMKAVSQKQQQLKFELLIPLRSEEQPTACMSFNYHREHFGTTWGIQDANGEPAHTGCVAFGMDRLAVAMFHTHGTDLSAWPAKVQDILGLQPQVAADAHGEGWR, from the coding sequence ATGAACATTGCCGTCCTCCCCAATTCGCCCGAGACCGCACCGCAGATCGTCGATCCGCTCGATCATCTCGCCGACAAGCTGTTCCACCGCATGGGCTCGGACGGCGTTTACGCCCGTACCGCGCTCTATGAGGGCATCGTCGAGAAGCTCGCCGCGCTGATCACCAGCAATCGCGAAGCCGGCACCGAGGTGATGCGCTTCCCGCCGGTGATGAGCCGCGCCCAGCTGGAAAAGTCCGGCTACCTCAAGAGCTTTCCGAACCTGCTCGGCTGCGTCTGCGGCCTGCATGGCACCGAACGCGAGATCAACGCCGCGGTGAGCCGCTTCGATGCCGGCGGCGACTGGACTTCGTCGCTCTCGCCGGCCGACCTCGTGCTGTCGCCGGCGGCCTGCTATCCCGTCTATCCGATCGCGGCGAGCCGAGGCCAGCTGCCGAAGGGCGGCCTGCGCTTCGACGTCGCTGCCGACTGCTTCCGTCGTGAGCCGTCAAAGCATCTCGACCGGCTGCAATCGTTCCGGATGCGCGAATATGTCTGCATCGGCACGCCCGATGACGTCGCCGATTTCCGCGAGCGCTGGATGGTGCGCGCGCAGGCGATCGCGACCGATCTCGGCCTGACCTTCCGCGTCGACTATGCCAGCGACCCCTTCTTCGGCCGCGTCGGCCAGATGAAGGCGGTAAGCCAGAAGCAGCAGCAGCTCAAGTTCGAGCTCCTGATCCCGCTGCGCTCGGAAGAGCAGCCGACCGCCTGCATGAGCTTCAACTATCACCGCGAACATTTCGGCACGACCTGGGGCATCCAGGACGCCAATGGCGAGCCCGCGCACACCGGCTGCGTCGCGTTCGGCATGGATCGCCTGGCGGTCGCGATGTTCCACACCCACGGCACTGATCTTTCCGCCTGGCCCGCCAAGGTGCAGGACATTCTGGGCCTACAGCCGCAGGTCGCGGCCGACGCCCACGGCGAAGGCTGGCGCTAA
- a CDS encoding acyl-CoA acyltransferase, whose protein sequence is MIHTKVRCREITEADVDAVADLLTRGFVGRSRNYWIQGLRRQAFRPVPDGYPRFGYMLDNDGEPVGVLLLIYTTRKDSEETAIQCNLSSWYVEPAYRNYASLLTKIAQRHKHVTYLNISPAPRTWPIIETQGFRAYCRGLFFSVPALSRAPRWSKIEVISQHTKQIEGLSDEETELLTRHARYSCLSLVCRTPKGVFPFILQSVRIRRGFIAPPVMQLIYCRSAAEYAACAGRIGRLLLRLGKISVIVDSNEPIPGLVGIYTERRGRKYFKGPHRPRLADLTDTELVLYGP, encoded by the coding sequence GTGATCCATACCAAGGTCCGATGCCGCGAGATCACCGAAGCCGACGTCGATGCGGTCGCAGACCTGCTGACGCGTGGCTTCGTCGGCCGCTCGCGCAACTATTGGATCCAGGGTCTGCGCCGGCAGGCCTTCCGGCCCGTGCCGGATGGCTATCCCCGCTTCGGCTACATGCTCGACAATGACGGCGAGCCGGTCGGCGTGCTGCTGCTGATCTACACCACGCGCAAGGACAGCGAGGAGACCGCCATCCAGTGCAATCTGTCGAGCTGGTATGTCGAGCCGGCCTACCGCAATTACGCGTCGCTGCTCACCAAGATCGCGCAGCGGCACAAGCATGTGACGTACCTCAACATCAGCCCGGCGCCGCGAACCTGGCCGATCATCGAGACACAGGGCTTTCGCGCCTATTGCCGCGGCCTGTTCTTCTCAGTGCCGGCACTGTCGCGCGCCCCGCGCTGGAGCAAGATCGAGGTTATCTCGCAGCATACCAAGCAGATCGAGGGGCTATCCGACGAAGAGACCGAGCTGCTGACCCGCCACGCGCGCTACAGTTGCCTGAGCCTGGTTTGCCGCACGCCGAAGGGCGTCTTCCCCTTTATCCTGCAATCGGTGCGCATCCGCCGCGGTTTCATCGCGCCGCCGGTGATGCAACTGATCTACTGTCGCAGCGCCGCCGAATACGCCGCCTGCGCCGGCCGCATCGGCCGGCTGCTGTTGCGGCTGGGCAAGATCTCGGTGATCGTCGATTCAAACGAGCCCATCCCCGGCCTTGTCGGCATTTATACCGAGCGGCGCGGCCGCAAATATTTCAAGGGCCCGCATCGTCCGCGCTTGGCCGACCTCACGGATACGGAACTGGTGCTGTACGGGCCGTAG
- a CDS encoding PAS-domain containing protein translates to MTSTRDNELSAHREQGQEALLSLGQLALDGIEQGVCVYDADNRIVLVNRRYIELFDMSADIVRLGTHYRDVLAHSMARGNIPANELDALYAARIALIAAGRPFHTRQTLASGLVITLELKPLPDGGWMTICDDVSRLARLETELQLQTERSQHALAHMSHGLIMYDADGRVVVCNERFLQFYDLDPNVVKPGLSHGAAIDHWLSRGNRADLPGDEFRDARMKDVRTRSPKTVLVTRHDGRRVQAVSRFMPDGGWVTVHEDVTERLQHEETLKQQNLMLDAALENMAHGLAFYGSDMRLRICNTTYQKIYRLSPEESAPGTHLSELIERSMANGAFASEHSPQQIVEAARARIESRDSSPMRRSMTNNTVISVRYCALPEGGFVATYEDITEREHAVEELSEQYRRFDAALNNMSHGLCMLDSNLRMIVCNRRYIEMHGLSPEVVKPGISMRKIMEHSCDLGIHPNTTAAKIYADYVERLREGEHTLHRHLNDGRIIKLNHKRMEHGGWVVTYEDVTERHKAQARVAHMAQHDSLTDLPNRTLFREKMGEGLNQVAIAGGAMAVLCFDLDNFKTVNDRLGHAAGDRLLRWVAARLKENVGEHDTVARLGGDEFAVLQRGPQPQSAERLARQLVEIIGHPPPLESQPIHVGVSVGIAIAPDHGLDADELMKCADLALYQAKAKGRGAYQLFEPEMEEEARRRHALEHDLRGALEANQFHLVFQPQVRLDTTELTGFEALLRWKHPSRGFVSPAEFIPIAEENGLIVPIGEWVLRTACATAASWPDVTVAVNLSPVQFRSRGLVAMVTSALAEAGLPPQRLELEVTETALLDDSEATIEILHQLRALGVRVSLDDFGVGYSSLSYLRKFPFDRIKIDRSFVGTLGESPESVAIVRTIASLGSVLGVETTAEGVETVEQLEFVRECGCTAVQGYYFGKPCPAAEVGLTIETLNAVRRVA, encoded by the coding sequence ATGACGTCGACCCGCGACAACGAGCTCAGTGCGCACCGCGAGCAAGGCCAAGAGGCCCTGCTCTCGCTCGGCCAGCTTGCGCTCGACGGCATCGAGCAGGGCGTCTGCGTTTACGATGCCGACAACCGGATCGTGCTGGTCAACCGCCGTTATATCGAGCTGTTCGACATGTCGGCCGATATCGTCCGGCTCGGAACGCACTACCGCGACGTGCTCGCCCACAGCATGGCGCGCGGGAACATCCCGGCGAACGAGCTCGATGCGCTCTACGCTGCGCGGATTGCATTGATCGCGGCTGGCAGGCCGTTCCATACCCGGCAGACGCTCGCCAGCGGCCTTGTCATCACGCTCGAACTGAAGCCGCTTCCCGACGGCGGCTGGATGACGATCTGCGACGATGTCAGCCGCCTCGCCCGGCTCGAGACCGAGCTGCAGCTTCAGACCGAGCGCAGCCAGCACGCTCTCGCGCACATGTCGCACGGTCTCATCATGTACGATGCCGATGGCCGTGTCGTCGTCTGCAACGAGCGCTTTCTGCAATTCTACGACCTCGACCCCAACGTCGTGAAGCCGGGTCTCTCGCACGGCGCGGCCATCGACCACTGGCTGTCGCGCGGCAACAGAGCGGACTTGCCCGGGGACGAGTTCCGCGATGCCCGAATGAAGGACGTCCGGACCAGGAGCCCGAAAACCGTTCTCGTGACGCGCCATGACGGCCGCAGGGTACAGGCCGTATCGCGGTTCATGCCCGACGGCGGCTGGGTTACCGTACATGAAGACGTCACCGAGCGGCTGCAGCACGAGGAGACGCTGAAGCAGCAAAACCTCATGCTGGATGCCGCGCTGGAGAACATGGCTCATGGCCTAGCCTTCTACGGCAGCGACATGCGCCTGCGCATCTGCAACACCACCTACCAGAAGATCTACCGGCTCTCGCCGGAGGAAAGCGCGCCCGGCACGCATCTCTCCGAGCTGATCGAGCGGTCGATGGCGAACGGCGCTTTCGCATCGGAGCACAGCCCACAACAGATTGTCGAAGCCGCCCGCGCGCGGATCGAAAGCCGCGACTCCTCGCCGATGCGGCGGAGCATGACCAACAACACGGTGATCTCGGTGCGCTATTGCGCGCTGCCCGAGGGCGGCTTCGTCGCCACCTACGAGGACATCACCGAGCGCGAACACGCGGTCGAAGAGCTGAGCGAGCAGTATCGTCGCTTCGACGCGGCGCTGAACAACATGAGCCACGGCCTGTGCATGCTCGATTCGAACCTGCGCATGATCGTCTGCAACCGTCGCTACATCGAGATGCACGGCCTGTCGCCCGAGGTCGTGAAGCCCGGCATCTCGATGCGCAAGATCATGGAGCACAGCTGCGATCTCGGTATCCATCCGAACACCACCGCCGCCAAGATCTATGCCGACTATGTCGAACGACTGCGCGAGGGCGAGCACACGCTGCACCGCCATTTGAACGACGGCCGCATCATCAAGCTCAACCACAAGCGGATGGAGCATGGCGGCTGGGTCGTCACCTACGAGGACGTCACCGAGCGTCACAAGGCCCAGGCCCGGGTCGCGCACATGGCGCAGCACGATTCGCTCACCGACCTGCCCAACCGCACGCTGTTCCGCGAAAAGATGGGCGAGGGGCTGAACCAGGTCGCGATCGCCGGCGGCGCTATGGCCGTCTTGTGCTTCGACCTCGATAATTTCAAGACTGTCAACGACCGGCTCGGCCACGCCGCCGGCGACCGGTTGCTGCGCTGGGTCGCGGCACGGCTGAAGGAGAATGTCGGCGAGCACGACACCGTCGCCCGTCTCGGCGGCGACGAGTTTGCCGTGCTCCAGCGCGGACCGCAGCCGCAATCGGCGGAGCGGCTTGCACGACAGCTGGTCGAGATCATCGGCCATCCGCCGCCGCTGGAAAGCCAGCCGATCCATGTCGGCGTCTCGGTCGGGATCGCGATCGCGCCCGACCACGGCCTCGACGCCGACGAGCTGATGAAATGCGCTGATCTCGCGCTGTACCAGGCCAAGGCCAAGGGACGCGGCGCGTATCAGCTATTCGAGCCTGAGATGGAAGAAGAGGCGCGCCGCCGGCACGCGCTGGAGCACGATCTGCGCGGCGCACTGGAAGCCAACCAATTCCATCTGGTGTTCCAGCCGCAGGTGCGGCTCGACACCACCGAGCTGACCGGGTTCGAAGCGCTGCTGCGCTGGAAGCATCCGTCACGCGGCTTCGTCTCGCCGGCCGAATTCATTCCGATCGCCGAAGAGAACGGGTTGATCGTTCCGATCGGCGAGTGGGTGCTGCGCACCGCCTGCGCCACAGCGGCCTCATGGCCGGATGTCACGGTCGCAGTCAATCTGTCGCCGGTGCAGTTCCGCTCGCGCGGACTGGTGGCGATGGTGACGAGCGCGCTGGCGGAAGCCGGCCTGCCGCCGCAACGGCTCGAGCTCGAGGTCACCGAGACGGCGCTGCTCGATGACAGCGAAGCGACGATCGAGATCCTGCACCAGCTCCGCGCCCTCGGCGTGCGCGTCAGCCTCGACGATTTCGGCGTCGGCTATTCTTCGCTGAGCTATTTGCGCAAATTTCCGTTCGACCGCATCAAGATCGACCGCTCCTTCGTCGGCACACTCGGCGAGAGTCCGGAGAGCGTCGCCATCGTCCGCACCATCGCGAGCCTCGGCTCCGTGCTCGGCGTCGAGACCACGGCGGAGGGCGTCGAGACGGTGGAGCAGCTCGAATTCGTCCGCGAATGCGGCTGCACCGCGGTGCAGGGATACTATTTCGGCAAGCCCTGTCCGGCAGCCGAGGTGGGATTGACCATCGAGACGCTGAACGCGGTCCGCCGCGTGGCGTGA
- a CDS encoding MarR family winged helix-turn-helix transcriptional regulator encodes MNKAVRTPAGEALTGFILDLFRANSLLLTAGDRLVASLGLTSARWQILGAIVDAERPEPVAWLARNLGANRQNVQRIVNDLERDGLVAFEANPHHRRAQLVVLTDKGRQVYDAAGRLQVPWVNGLADGLSVKEIETTHRVISVLRDRLEGVGED; translated from the coding sequence ATGAATAAAGCCGTACGAACCCCAGCGGGCGAAGCCTTGACCGGCTTCATCCTTGACCTGTTCCGGGCCAATAGCCTGCTGCTGACCGCCGGCGACCGGCTGGTGGCCTCGCTCGGCCTCACCAGCGCGCGCTGGCAGATATTGGGGGCAATCGTCGATGCCGAGCGCCCCGAGCCGGTCGCCTGGCTGGCGCGCAATCTCGGCGCCAATCGCCAGAACGTGCAGCGGATCGTCAACGACCTCGAGCGGGATGGTCTTGTTGCGTTCGAGGCCAATCCGCATCATCGCCGGGCGCAGCTTGTAGTCCTGACCGACAAGGGCAGGCAGGTCTACGATGCGGCCGGTCGCCTGCAGGTCCCGTGGGTCAATGGTCTGGCAGATGGCTTGTCAGTGAAGGAGATCGAGACGACCCATCGCGTCATCAGTGTTCTACGCGATCGGCTCGAGGGAGTCGGCGAGGACTGA
- a CDS encoding antibiotic biosynthesis monooxygenase family protein, producing the protein MPQMRPLDPSFPIDRQIALDAGPVVLVNLFTLDAADEQSFLTSWQDDAAFMKRQPGFISTQLHRAVGDNPTYLNYAVWESNAHFRAAFTHPEFRAKIAVYPASAVASPHLFQKVAVPGICVA; encoded by the coding sequence ATGCCGCAGATGCGCCCGCTCGACCCGAGCTTCCCGATCGACCGCCAGATCGCGCTCGACGCCGGCCCCGTGGTGCTGGTCAATTTGTTCACGCTCGATGCCGCGGATGAACAGAGCTTCCTGACGAGCTGGCAGGACGATGCGGCTTTCATGAAGCGGCAGCCGGGCTTCATCTCGACCCAGCTTCACCGCGCCGTCGGCGACAATCCGACCTATCTCAATTATGCGGTCTGGGAATCCAACGCGCATTTCCGCGCGGCGTTCACGCATCCTGAATTCCGGGCGAAGATCGCCGTCTACCCCGCATCCGCCGTCGCAAGCCCGCATCTGTTTCAGAAGGTCGCGGTACCCGGCATTTGCGTGGCGTAG
- a CDS encoding bifunctional diguanylate cyclase/phosphodiesterase: MTPALPQASEILAALGQAVFVWDIASDAIIWGEQAGAIFPGIPAERLATGAEFAKLIEPAQSLRSAALAQTSAVHGTDGTPYRVEYGVRMSASDPVVWIEETGRWFAGADGRPMRAIGSVRINNERHARDEELTKLARLDPLTGELNRSHLIAALAEAIEETSRFRSTAAFMLVGIDHLARVNDAFGFDVADAVILDVAKRIRARLRGGDVLGRFSGNKFGLILKNCTVDDMNVAAERFLAGVRDDVVPTKSGPVSVTVSIGAVSLPRYARNTDEAINRAHETLDGAKRRRAGSFAAWRPNAERDAQRRVNIRVTDEIVTALNERRIKLAYEPVVSTASREGAFHECLVRMDQGDGQVLLAPDIVPVAERLGLIRLVDHRVLELVVAELAAAPDIRLSLNISPDTTMDPDWWAGIESLMRAHPGVAERLIVEITETVAIQDIDDVRAFVGRLKNFGSRIAIDDFGAGYTSFRNLRKLGVDIVKIDGAFVQNITHSADDRAFVQTLIDLARRLDIKTVAEWVQDEEAAIMLRDWGCDYIQGRLIGLASAERPWAGPLDSALPAAS, translated from the coding sequence TTGACCCCCGCATTGCCGCAAGCCTCCGAGATCCTGGCCGCCCTCGGCCAAGCCGTGTTTGTCTGGGATATCGCCAGCGACGCCATCATCTGGGGCGAGCAGGCCGGCGCCATCTTCCCCGGCATTCCGGCCGAGCGGCTCGCGACCGGCGCCGAGTTCGCCAAGCTTATCGAGCCCGCGCAGTCGCTGCGGAGCGCGGCGCTTGCGCAGACATCCGCCGTGCACGGCACCGACGGCACGCCTTATCGGGTGGAATACGGCGTGCGCATGAGCGCCTCCGATCCCGTGGTCTGGATCGAGGAGACCGGCCGCTGGTTCGCCGGTGCCGACGGCCGCCCGATGCGCGCGATCGGCTCCGTCCGCATCAACAATGAGCGGCACGCCCGCGACGAGGAGCTGACCAAGCTTGCCCGGCTTGATCCCCTGACCGGCGAGCTCAACCGTTCCCATCTGATTGCGGCGCTCGCCGAAGCGATCGAGGAGACGAGCCGCTTCCGCTCGACCGCAGCCTTCATGCTGGTCGGCATCGATCATCTCGCCCGCGTCAACGACGCCTTCGGCTTCGACGTGGCCGATGCCGTCATCCTCGACGTCGCCAAGCGCATTCGCGCGCGCCTGCGCGGTGGTGACGTGCTCGGCCGATTCTCGGGCAACAAGTTCGGCCTGATCCTGAAGAACTGCACCGTCGACGACATGAACGTTGCCGCCGAGCGCTTTCTCGCCGGCGTCCGTGACGATGTGGTGCCGACCAAATCCGGCCCGGTCTCGGTCACCGTCTCGATCGGCGCGGTCAGCCTGCCGCGCTATGCCCGCAACACCGATGAGGCGATCAACCGCGCCCACGAGACGCTGGATGGCGCCAAGCGCCGCCGCGCCGGCTCGTTCGCCGCCTGGCGCCCGAATGCCGAGCGCGACGCGCAGCGCCGCGTCAACATTCGTGTTACCGACGAGATCGTCACCGCGCTGAACGAGCGCCGCATCAAGCTCGCCTACGAGCCGGTGGTGTCGACTGCCTCGCGGGAGGGCGCATTCCACGAATGCCTGGTGCGGATGGACCAGGGTGATGGCCAGGTGCTGCTCGCGCCCGACATCGTGCCGGTGGCCGAGCGGCTCGGCCTCATCCGCCTGGTCGATCACCGCGTGCTCGAGCTCGTGGTCGCCGAGCTCGCGGCCGCGCCCGACATCCGCCTCAGCCTCAACATCTCGCCCGATACCACGATGGATCCCGACTGGTGGGCCGGAATCGAATCGCTGATGCGCGCCCATCCAGGCGTCGCCGAACGCTTGATCGTGGAGATCACCGAGACGGTTGCGATCCAGGACATCGACGACGTCCGCGCCTTCGTCGGCCGCCTCAAAAATTTCGGTAGCCGTATCGCCATCGACGATTTCGGCGCCGGCTACACCTCGTTCCGCAATTTGCGCAAGCTCGGCGTCGATATCGTCAAGATCGACGGCGCCTTCGTCCAGAACATCACTCACTCCGCCGACGACCGCGCCTTCGTGCAGACTTTGATCGACCTCGCCCGCCGCCTCGACATCAAGACCGTCGCCGAATGGGTCCAGGACGAGGAGGCCGCCATCATGCTGCGCGACTGGGGCTGCGACTACATCCAGGGCCGCCTGATTGGCCTCGCCTCAGCCGAGCGCCCGTGGGCCGGTCCGCTGGACAGCGCGCTGCCTGCGGCAAGCTGA
- the rpmF gene encoding 50S ribosomal protein L32 encodes MAVPRRKTSPSRRGMRRSADAIKKPTYVEDKDSGELRRPHHLDLKTGMYKGRQVLKKKES; translated from the coding sequence ATGGCCGTTCCGAGAAGAAAAACCTCGCCGTCGCGCCGTGGCATGCGCCGCTCGGCAGATGCCATCAAGAAGCCGACCTATGTGGAAGACAAGGACTCCGGTGAGCTCCGTCGTCCGCACCATCTCGACCTCAAGACCGGCATGTACAAGGGCCGTCAGGTCCTGAAGAAGAAAGAGTCCTGA
- the mtgA gene encoding monofunctional biosynthetic peptidoglycan transglycosylase has product MRIVKILLLALAVVALAPYVVAPFYRTGYPVSTLMAWRSLTGAPMHREWIDLAAMSPYVPRSVVAAEDAHFCKHHGIDWGALREAIDDAKEDGTPFRGASTVTQQVAKNLFLWQGRDFVRKALEFPLALWIDFVLPKHRILEIYLNIAELGPQGQFGVETGSAYAFGKSAGNLSPREAALLASILPNPVKRSARTPGPGVRRLAGTYVARAQASSLLTCWRENR; this is encoded by the coding sequence TTGCGCATCGTCAAAATCCTGCTGCTGGCGCTCGCGGTCGTAGCTCTCGCGCCCTACGTGGTCGCGCCGTTCTACCGCACCGGCTATCCGGTTTCGACGCTGATGGCCTGGCGCTCGCTGACGGGCGCGCCGATGCATCGGGAATGGATCGATCTGGCGGCGATGTCGCCGTATGTGCCGCGCTCGGTCGTGGCGGCCGAGGACGCCCATTTCTGCAAGCACCACGGCATCGACTGGGGCGCGCTGCGCGAGGCGATCGACGACGCCAAGGAGGACGGTACGCCGTTCCGTGGCGCCTCCACCGTCACCCAGCAGGTCGCGAAAAACCTGTTCCTCTGGCAAGGGCGGGATTTTGTCCGCAAGGCGCTGGAATTCCCGCTGGCGCTCTGGATCGATTTCGTCCTGCCCAAGCACCGGATCCTGGAAATTTACCTCAACATCGCCGAGCTCGGCCCGCAGGGCCAGTTTGGCGTGGAGACGGGCAGCGCCTATGCTTTCGGCAAGTCGGCTGGCAACCTCTCCCCCCGGGAAGCCGCTCTTTTGGCCTCGATCCTGCCGAATCCGGTCAAACGCAGTGCCAGAACCCCGGGACCGGGCGTCCGGCGGCTGGCCGGGACCTATGTGGCAAGGGCGCAGGCCTCGTCGCTTTTGACCTGCTGGCGGGAAAATCGCTGA
- a CDS encoding polyprenyl synthetase family protein: MTGTSPSDFAKRLDKTADDTEALLGRLLSDDILHDEIARPKRLMDAMRYSSLNGGKRLRPFLVVESAAVFGVPREAALLVGAALECIHCYSLIHDDLPAMDNSDLRRGRPTLHKQTDDATAILAGDGLLTIAFDIVTRDEIHRDANVRLLLTRALARCAGIGGMVGGQILDLAGEGRFGGHEPVDVARIQQMKTGALLRYGCIAGAILGQASQKEYQALDDYGRALGEAFQIADDLLDVEGDAAALGKPSGQDAALGKTTFVTQLGIEGAKQRVRDLLARADSAVSIFGDRAAVLQAAARFVAERKN; encoded by the coding sequence ATGACCGGCACGTCCCCGTCCGATTTCGCCAAGCGTCTGGACAAGACCGCTGATGACACCGAGGCCCTGCTCGGGCGCCTGCTGTCGGACGACATCCTGCACGATGAGATCGCCCGTCCCAAGCGACTGATGGACGCAATGCGCTATTCGAGCCTGAATGGCGGCAAGCGCCTGCGGCCGTTCCTGGTGGTCGAGAGCGCGGCCGTGTTCGGGGTGCCGCGCGAAGCGGCGCTGCTCGTGGGCGCCGCGCTCGAATGCATCCATTGCTATTCGCTGATCCATGACGATCTGCCGGCGATGGACAATTCGGACCTGCGGCGCGGCCGCCCCACCCTGCACAAGCAGACCGATGACGCCACCGCGATCCTTGCCGGCGACGGTCTTTTGACGATCGCCTTCGACATCGTCACCCGCGACGAGATCCATCGCGACGCCAATGTGCGGCTGCTGCTGACGCGGGCGCTGGCCCGCTGCGCCGGCATCGGCGGCATGGTCGGCGGCCAGATCCTCGATCTCGCCGGCGAAGGCCGCTTCGGCGGCCACGAGCCGGTCGATGTCGCCCGTATTCAGCAGATGAAGACCGGCGCGCTGCTGCGCTATGGCTGCATCGCCGGCGCGATCCTCGGCCAAGCCTCGCAGAAAGAATATCAGGCGCTCGACGATTACGGCCGCGCGCTCGGCGAAGCCTTCCAGATCGCCGATGATCTGCTCGACGTCGAAGGCGATGCGGCAGCGCTTGGCAAACCCTCGGGCCAGGACGCAGCACTCGGCAAGACCACCTTCGTCACCCAGCTCGGCATCGAAGGCGCCAAGCAGCGCGTGCGTGATCTGCTCGCGCGCGCCGACAGCGCCGTCTCGATCTTCGGCGATCGCGCCGCCGTGCTGCAAGCCGCCGCGCGCTTCGTCGCCGAGCGAAAGAACTGA